In a single window of the Thiohalophilus sp. genome:
- the oadA gene encoding sodium-extruding oxaloacetate decarboxylase subunit alpha, translating into MPKAKITDTILRDAHQSLIATRMRTEDMLPICEKLDRVGYWSLEVWGGATFDACVRFLKEDPWERLRQLREALPNTQLQMLLRGQNLLGYRHYADDVVREFVARSADNGMDIFRIFDAMNDLRNIRVSVEAVKKSGKHAQGAICYTTSPIHTLDRFVQLGKDIQEMGCDSVAIKDMAGLLTPNVTAQLVSALVSELDIPVFTHSHATAGLADMCHYKAVENGAAGFDTAISSFSGGTSHPPTESMVAAFKDTEYDPGLDLPLLQEIGFYFREVRKKYHQFESEFTGLDTRVQVNQVPGGMISNLSNQLKEQGALTRMNEVLEEIPRVRKELGYPPLVTPTSQIVGSQAVMNVLAGKRYATITNEVKLYLQGRYGKALGEISPQVQHMAIGNEEVIECRPADLIPPEMEKLRKEIGTLAKSEEDVLTYAMFPELGRDFLQQRKDGKLIPEPLEPPNVNGANGHKAATEFNVTLHGESYHIKVTGRGYPKEHLRPYYVTVDGVPEEILLESLDEIALGGEGGDTGHARSAAGKRPRATTPGHVSTSMPGTIVDVLVSVGDEVEAGDPVLITEAMKMETEIQAPIKGIIKAIHVTKGESVNPDEALVEIE; encoded by the coding sequence ATGCCCAAGGCCAAGATTACCGACACGATTTTGCGCGACGCCCATCAGTCTTTGATCGCCACGCGCATGCGCACCGAGGATATGCTGCCGATCTGCGAGAAGCTGGATCGGGTCGGGTACTGGTCGCTGGAAGTCTGGGGCGGCGCGACCTTCGATGCCTGCGTGCGATTTTTAAAAGAAGATCCCTGGGAGCGGCTGCGCCAGTTGCGCGAGGCGTTGCCCAACACGCAACTGCAGATGCTGTTGCGCGGCCAGAATCTGCTCGGTTATCGCCACTATGCCGACGATGTGGTGCGCGAATTCGTGGCCCGTTCCGCGGATAACGGCATGGATATTTTCCGCATCTTCGATGCCATGAACGATCTGCGCAACATTCGTGTCTCGGTTGAAGCGGTGAAAAAAAGCGGCAAACATGCTCAGGGGGCTATCTGTTATACCACCAGTCCGATACACACCCTGGATCGTTTCGTACAACTGGGTAAAGATATCCAGGAGATGGGTTGTGACAGTGTCGCCATCAAGGACATGGCCGGGCTGTTAACCCCGAATGTCACCGCCCAACTGGTCTCGGCGCTGGTCAGCGAGCTGGATATCCCGGTGTTCACCCATTCACACGCCACCGCCGGGCTGGCTGACATGTGCCACTACAAGGCGGTGGAAAACGGCGCCGCCGGTTTCGATACTGCCATCTCCTCCTTCTCCGGCGGTACCAGCCACCCCCCCACCGAGAGCATGGTCGCCGCGTTCAAGGATACCGAGTACGACCCCGGGCTGGATCTACCACTGTTGCAGGAGATCGGGTTTTACTTTCGTGAGGTGCGCAAGAAGTACCACCAGTTCGAAAGCGAATTCACCGGCCTGGATACCCGCGTACAGGTCAATCAGGTCCCCGGCGGCATGATCTCCAATCTGTCGAACCAGTTGAAAGAACAGGGTGCCCTGACCCGCATGAACGAGGTACTCGAAGAGATCCCCCGGGTGCGCAAGGAGCTGGGTTATCCGCCACTGGTCACGCCCACCTCACAGATCGTCGGCAGCCAGGCGGTGATGAATGTGCTCGCCGGCAAGCGTTATGCGACCATCACCAACGAGGTGAAACTTTATCTGCAAGGCCGTTACGGCAAGGCGCTGGGTGAAATCAGCCCCCAGGTGCAACACATGGCCATCGGCAACGAGGAGGTCATCGAGTGTCGCCCCGCCGATCTGATCCCGCCGGAGATGGAGAAACTGCGCAAGGAGATCGGCACCCTGGCCAAATCGGAAGAGGATGTGCTGACCTACGCCATGTTCCCGGAGCTGGGCCGGGATTTTCTGCAACAGCGCAAGGACGGCAAGCTGATCCCCGAACCGCTGGAGCCGCCCAACGTCAACGGTGCCAATGGACATAAAGCCGCTACTGAGTTCAACGTTACCCTGCATGGCGAGAGCTACCACATCAAGGTCACCGGGCGCGGTTATCCCAAGGAACATCTGCGTCCCTACTACGTGACAGTGGACGGCGTACCCGAGGAGATCCTGCTCGAATCGCTGGATGAGATCGCTCTGGGCGGCGAAGGCGGCGATACCGGCCACGCCCGTTCCGCCGCCGGCAAACGCCCCCGGGCCACCACCCCCGGCCACGTCTCCACCTCCATGCCCGGCACCATCGTCGACGTGCTGGTCAGCGTCGGTGACGAGGTCGAGGCCGGCGATCCGGTACTGATCACCGAAGCGATGAAAATGGAAACTGAGATCCAGGCGCCGATTAAAGGTATCATCAAGGCCATCCACGTCACCAAGGGCGAAAGCGTCAACCCGGACGAGGCGCTGGTGGAGATAGAATAA
- a CDS encoding nucleoside triphosphate pyrophosphatase, whose amino-acid sequence MSNKLVLASTSPFRKAILEKFGVPFDTASPEVDETARASESAEQLVERLAEAKARAVADQFPDALIIGSDQVAVIDDTILGKPGDHARAVEQLRAASGQTVTFLTGLCLYNSTTDHAQCDVVPFKVHFRQLNDSQIENYLQKEQPYNCAGSFKSEGLGIALFEKLEGDDPNTLIGLPLIRLIRMLDQEGFYTI is encoded by the coding sequence ATGAGTAATAAGCTGGTCCTCGCTTCCACTTCGCCGTTTCGCAAGGCTATCCTGGAAAAATTCGGTGTGCCGTTTGATACCGCCTCCCCGGAGGTGGACGAAACGGCGCGGGCCAGCGAATCCGCCGAACAACTGGTCGAGCGTCTGGCCGAAGCCAAGGCTCGCGCGGTGGCTGATCAATTTCCCGACGCGCTGATCATCGGCTCCGACCAGGTTGCGGTGATCGATGATACAATCCTAGGCAAGCCCGGCGATCACGCCAGGGCCGTCGAACAACTGCGCGCCGCTTCCGGCCAGACAGTCACTTTCCTCACCGGGCTGTGCCTCTATAACAGCACTACCGATCATGCCCAGTGTGACGTGGTGCCCTTCAAGGTCCATTTCCGCCAGCTGAATGACAGCCAGATTGAAAACTATTTACAGAAAGAGCAGCCCTACAACTGCGCCGGCAGTTTCAAGTCCGAAGGGCTGGGCATCGCCCTGTTCGAAAAACTCGAAGGCGACGATCCCAATACCTTGATCGGTTTGCCATTAATCAGATTGATACGAATGCTCGATCAGGAAGGATTTTATACCATCTAG
- a CDS encoding glycosyltransferase, with the protein MSSSYAIIIPAYNEARTLRNIAQSALEFSNVVIVVNDGSDDDTSGVVSDLPVIIIEHEHNQGKAASLWDGIQEARKHQVDFYVTLDGDGQHSPNDIPRLQTQLEEYPDSIIIGARLADKSAIPAKRYYANRIANFWLAWAAGYPMSDSQSGFRIYPARLFNNLKISTSKRSSFVFESEILIKAAQLGIQSKAVSIPAVYAPNARPSHFRGVRDITLITLMVARYLFMRGMYLQGLYHSTIKPKLLPEYKEKTDYAGCLMGLLSFIVIIITMSISLLTTLLYVVKKSRQNDCPSEYGPVVILGKKLINNQPDTEYIERLETALRLYQINPKLDFYLLGGMTGDAEISESGAGKKYLVNKGFKPDKIYTEETSRNTLENLAQLPESLPGERHNIVLISSQYHIARASIMARQFGFQVHVCPAKTISAKRLGFGYINEAFLLHWYITGLIYSRLTHNNTLLSRISR; encoded by the coding sequence ATGTCCAGTAGCTACGCCATAATTATTCCTGCCTACAATGAAGCCAGGACACTGCGCAACATTGCCCAATCAGCATTAGAGTTTTCTAATGTTGTTATTGTTGTCAATGACGGATCGGATGATGATACATCAGGGGTTGTTAGTGACCTGCCAGTCATTATTATCGAGCACGAGCACAACCAGGGCAAGGCAGCGAGCTTATGGGACGGAATACAGGAAGCCAGAAAACACCAGGTCGACTTTTATGTGACACTGGATGGTGATGGACAGCACTCGCCAAATGACATCCCACGGTTACAGACTCAGCTGGAAGAATACCCTGACAGTATCATCATCGGTGCCCGTCTGGCGGATAAATCAGCCATTCCGGCAAAACGATATTATGCCAACCGCATCGCAAATTTCTGGCTTGCCTGGGCAGCAGGCTATCCGATGTCCGATAGCCAGTCCGGATTCAGAATCTACCCGGCCCGATTGTTTAATAATCTGAAGATATCCACCTCAAAACGCAGTAGTTTTGTGTTTGAAAGCGAAATTTTGATCAAGGCAGCGCAACTCGGAATTCAAAGCAAAGCGGTAAGCATACCTGCCGTTTATGCCCCGAATGCGCGCCCGAGTCACTTTCGAGGGGTGAGAGATATTACTTTGATTACACTAATGGTTGCCCGATATTTATTCATGCGTGGTATGTATCTGCAAGGCTTGTACCATTCAACAATAAAACCAAAATTACTACCTGAATATAAAGAAAAAACTGATTATGCAGGATGCTTGATGGGATTACTCTCGTTTATTGTCATAATTATAACAATGAGCATCTCGCTTTTGACCACCCTTCTGTATGTGGTTAAAAAATCCCGGCAAAACGATTGCCCTTCAGAATATGGTCCTGTCGTCATTCTTGGGAAGAAACTGATCAATAACCAGCCTGACACGGAGTACATTGAGCGGCTTGAAACGGCATTGAGATTATACCAAATCAATCCAAAGCTGGATTTTTACCTGCTTGGGGGTATGACTGGTGATGCGGAGATCAGTGAATCCGGTGCAGGAAAGAAATACCTGGTAAATAAGGGTTTTAAGCCGGATAAGATTTACACAGAAGAGACATCACGTAATACCCTGGAAAATCTTGCTCAACTCCCGGAGAGTCTACCTGGGGAGAGACATAATATTGTCTTGATCTCGAGTCAATACCATATTGCTCGTGCGAGTATAATGGCCAGACAATTTGGTTTTCAGGTTCACGTATGTCCTGCCAAAACAATCAGCGCAAAGCGGCTAGGTTTTGGGTATATCAACGAAGCTTTTCTACTT